A section of the Marinimicrobium koreense genome encodes:
- a CDS encoding GMC oxidoreductase translates to MATTKVSATILGAGKQSHTYDAIVIGSGISGGWAAKELCEQGLQTLVLERGGHIEHIEDYPTAHKEAWDLPLFGEMSAEFRAANPVLSRCYAVNQATAHHFVKDAEHPYQQSKPFDWIRGYQVGGKSLMWARWVQRWSDFDFESNARNGVGVDWPIRYQDLAPWYSHVEKFAGISGNRDGLPQIPDGEFLPPMEMNAVEKHFKQSIESQFPNRHLVMSRTANLSQHHNGRGPCMYRARCARGCPFTGYFSSNGVTLPAAAATGNLTMRPHSVVHSIIYDEQKQRATGVRVIDAETKAVTEYFARIIFVNASTLNTTLILKNSTSERFPNGLGNDSGVLGHYLMDHNYRTRASAEVERLEDRYYYGRRPTGTYLPRFRNIFDDKQDHYIGGFSYSVGAYRAQGNVQEGDAPFGAEFKHKMSEVGPWRINMTGMGEFLPRFDNKVTLSKDQTDAWGMPLLNMDCDYSDNEHHMTRDIRDSAAEMLEKAGYKNIQTVDSEQAPGLAIHEMGTARMGLDPKTSMLNGHNQLHAVPNVFVTDGACMTSSACQNPSLTYMALTARAAHYAVDQLNKRNL, encoded by the coding sequence ATGGCGACAACCAAGGTCAGCGCGACCATTCTGGGAGCGGGCAAGCAATCGCATACCTACGATGCCATCGTCATCGGCTCCGGTATTTCCGGGGGCTGGGCGGCCAAGGAGCTGTGTGAGCAGGGCCTGCAGACGCTGGTATTGGAGCGGGGCGGGCACATCGAGCACATTGAAGATTACCCCACCGCCCACAAAGAGGCCTGGGATCTGCCCCTGTTCGGGGAGATGTCCGCGGAGTTCAGAGCCGCCAACCCGGTGCTGTCGCGCTGCTACGCGGTCAATCAGGCTACCGCCCATCACTTTGTGAAAGACGCCGAGCACCCCTACCAACAGAGCAAACCCTTTGATTGGATTCGCGGTTATCAGGTCGGCGGCAAGTCATTGATGTGGGCGCGCTGGGTGCAGCGCTGGAGCGATTTCGACTTTGAGAGCAACGCCCGCAACGGCGTCGGTGTGGACTGGCCCATCCGCTATCAGGACCTTGCCCCCTGGTACAGCCACGTGGAAAAGTTTGCCGGTATCAGTGGCAACCGCGACGGTCTGCCGCAGATTCCGGATGGGGAATTTCTGCCACCGATGGAAATGAATGCGGTGGAGAAACACTTCAAGCAGTCCATCGAAAGCCAGTTCCCCAACCGTCATCTGGTGATGTCCCGCACCGCCAACCTGTCGCAACATCACAATGGACGCGGGCCCTGCATGTACCGGGCCCGTTGCGCCCGGGGCTGCCCGTTTACCGGTTATTTCAGCAGCAACGGGGTAACCCTGCCGGCCGCCGCGGCCACCGGCAACCTGACCATGCGTCCACACTCGGTGGTGCACTCCATCATCTACGACGAGCAGAAACAGCGCGCCACTGGCGTCAGGGTGATCGACGCCGAAACCAAGGCGGTGACAGAGTATTTCGCACGCATCATTTTCGTCAACGCCAGTACGCTGAACACCACCCTGATTCTGAAGAACTCCACCTCCGAGCGTTTCCCCAATGGCCTGGGCAACGACAGTGGGGTGCTCGGGCACTACCTGATGGATCACAACTACCGCACCCGGGCGAGTGCCGAGGTGGAGAGGCTGGAAGACCGTTACTATTACGGTCGTCGTCCCACCGGCACTTATCTGCCCCGGTTTCGCAATATTTTTGATGATAAGCAGGACCATTACATTGGCGGTTTCTCATACTCCGTGGGCGCCTACCGGGCGCAGGGTAATGTCCAGGAGGGTGACGCTCCCTTCGGCGCCGAGTTCAAACACAAGATGAGTGAAGTGGGCCCCTGGCGGATCAATATGACCGGCATGGGGGAGTTTCTGCCGCGCTTTGACAACAAAGTGACCCTGAGCAAGGACCAGACCGATGCTTGGGGCATGCCACTGCTGAATATGGACTGCGATTATTCGGACAACGAGCACCATATGACCCGGGACATCCGCGACAGCGCCGCCGAAATGCTGGAAAAAGCCGGCTACAAAAACATCCAGACCGTTGACAGCGAGCAGGCCCCGGGGCTCGCCATTCATGAAATGGGCACCGCCCGCATGGGGTTGGATCCGAAAACCTCCATGCTCAATGGCCATAACCAGCTGCATGCGGTGCCCAACGTGTTTGTGACCGACGGCGCCTGCATGACCTCGTCCGCCTGCCAGAATCCGTCCCTGACCTATATGGCATTGACGGCCCGGGCCGCGCATTACGCGGTGGATCAACTCAATAAACGCAATCTGTAA
- a CDS encoding pectate lyase family protein: MKTTHPLLYLLLALTLSACGGSGSDEGGRNPSSSSASSSSEDNNSGSSESSMQSSSTLSSSSSSSARSDDGLPDAGRLSCEQANQVQGFASLGESTTGGAGGDEVTVSTGVELASALDNKGNQPLIIYVDGTITPENSPDDKFSIKDMNDVSIIGVGSNALFDGIGIKIWRANNIIVRNLTMRYVSIGDKDHISLEGPASHVWIDHNTFYNDLDTDKDFYDELVSGKKNVDNVTISYNVLRDSWKTSLWGSSDSDSAHRRVTFHGNHWLNANSRLPLFRFGEGHIFNNHYEGVINTGINSRMGATIKIDGNLFEDSKNPIGSWFSDEIGYWDLGENQFVNVEWVAATDGDVTAGPDPESTVSYEPPYDYTLVPLETVADHVAVNAGAGVIADCL; encoded by the coding sequence ATGAAAACAACCCATCCATTACTTTATCTGCTGTTGGCACTGACGTTATCCGCCTGCGGCGGCTCGGGCAGCGACGAAGGCGGCAGAAATCCATCGAGCAGCTCGGCATCGTCGAGTAGCGAGGACAACAATAGCGGTAGTAGCGAGAGCAGCATGCAAAGCTCCAGCACTCTGAGTTCCTCCAGCTCCTCCAGTGCCCGCTCTGATGATGGCCTGCCCGATGCCGGACGGCTGTCCTGTGAGCAGGCCAATCAGGTCCAGGGTTTTGCGTCGCTGGGTGAAAGCACCACGGGCGGTGCCGGCGGCGATGAAGTGACGGTAAGCACCGGCGTCGAGTTAGCTTCGGCGCTGGACAACAAGGGCAACCAACCGTTGATCATCTATGTGGACGGCACCATCACGCCGGAGAATTCTCCGGACGATAAATTCAGCATCAAGGATATGAACGATGTGTCGATTATTGGCGTGGGCAGCAATGCGCTGTTTGATGGTATTGGTATCAAAATCTGGCGGGCGAACAATATTATTGTGCGCAACCTGACCATGCGTTACGTCAGTATCGGTGACAAAGACCACATCAGCCTGGAAGGGCCGGCCAGTCATGTCTGGATAGACCACAATACCTTTTACAATGACCTGGATACGGACAAGGATTTTTACGACGAGCTGGTCAGTGGTAAAAAGAACGTGGACAACGTGACGATTTCCTACAACGTTCTACGGGACAGCTGGAAAACCTCGCTGTGGGGCAGCAGCGATTCGGACAGTGCGCACCGGCGGGTAACCTTCCATGGTAACCATTGGCTCAATGCCAATTCCCGTTTACCGTTGTTCCGGTTTGGTGAAGGCCATATTTTCAACAATCATTATGAAGGCGTGATCAATACCGGCATCAATTCGCGAATGGGTGCAACCATCAAGATCGATGGCAATCTATTTGAAGATTCGAAGAACCCGATCGGTTCCTGGTTCAGCGATGAGATAGGTTATTGGGATCTGGGTGAAAACCAGTTTGTGAATGTCGAGTGGGTTGCCGCGACGGATGGTGATGTGACGGCCGGGCCGGATCCGGAGTCCACGGTCAGTTACGAGCCGCCTTACGATTACACCCTGGTCCCACTGGAAACGGTGGCGGATCATGTGGCGGTCAACGCCGGTGCCGGAGTCATCGCCGACTGTCTATAA
- a CDS encoding alpha/beta hydrolase-fold protein → MRLITLSFCFWLLTACSLQPQGQSEGSEPQLGRLDFTSALDGSERQFFVYLPRGYETQAGKDWPVLMFLHGNGERGNGRDELDYVLAHGPLYEAWIQKRDLPFIMIVPQLPMFGMDEHADYLRNRDPSQIPQRLADGVPPRPAYFPTPDPMNGVPAPASMDDIPPTLPNGWDRIEDDLTMMLDRIEANYRVDQQRVYLSGLSYGGFGTWYMASQHPERFAAISPVVGWGHPDLMAPIAEHQLPLWAFAAGRDPVVTIEHFYPGLNELEKLGHPAVRFTNHEDMGHDAWTRVYRSEDLYRWLLGHSRADEPSGE, encoded by the coding sequence ATGCGACTCATAACTCTGTCTTTCTGTTTTTGGCTGCTGACGGCCTGCAGCCTCCAACCCCAGGGCCAATCCGAAGGCTCCGAACCGCAGTTGGGGCGCCTGGACTTTACCAGCGCTCTGGATGGCAGCGAACGGCAGTTTTTCGTGTATTTGCCCAGAGGCTATGAAACTCAAGCCGGGAAAGACTGGCCGGTGTTGATGTTTCTGCACGGCAACGGTGAGCGGGGCAATGGCCGGGACGAGCTGGACTATGTACTGGCCCATGGGCCGCTGTACGAAGCCTGGATCCAGAAACGGGACCTGCCGTTCATCATGATTGTGCCCCAGCTCCCCATGTTCGGGATGGATGAGCACGCGGATTACCTGCGCAACCGGGACCCGTCTCAAATACCCCAACGATTGGCCGATGGGGTTCCTCCCCGCCCGGCGTATTTCCCGACGCCCGACCCCATGAATGGCGTGCCCGCGCCCGCGTCCATGGACGACATTCCCCCCACCCTGCCCAACGGTTGGGACCGAATTGAAGACGACCTGACCATGATGCTCGACCGGATCGAGGCCAACTACCGGGTGGATCAACAACGGGTCTATCTCAGTGGCCTGAGCTACGGTGGCTTCGGTACCTGGTATATGGCCAGCCAGCACCCGGAGCGCTTTGCGGCCATCAGTCCAGTGGTGGGCTGGGGTCACCCGGATCTGATGGCGCCCATTGCGGAACACCAGCTACCCCTGTGGGCGTTCGCCGCCGGGCGCGATCCGGTCGTCACCATTGAGCATTTTTACCCCGGGCTGAACGAGCTGGAAAAGCTCGGACACCCGGCAGTGCGCTTTACCAACCACGAGGACATGGGCCACGATGCCTGGACCCGGGTGTACCGCAGCGAAGACCTGTACCGCTGGTTGTTGGGGCATTCCCGGGCGGACGAACCCTCAGGGGAGTAA
- a CDS encoding TrkH family potassium uptake protein has product MQFATIARVLGVLLMLFSLTLLVPISVSLWFHDQNYLTFLIGFVITFGAGAATWLPVRGRRQELRTRDGFLITALFWFVLGAFGAIPLYFSMGLDLSFTDAIFESLSGLTTTGATVISGLDALPPSILFYRHQLQWLGGIGIIVIAVAILPLLGIGGMQLYRAEAPGPVKDNKLTPRITETAKALFLIYLGFTVTCFIAYKLAGMSWFEALGHSFSTVANGGFSSHDESLRYYDSPAILLICSVFMVLAGANFALHFIAWRDKSLWHYMQDAEFRFYFGWIVFGSVVTVSYLYASETLAFTDSLVLGIYNLASTLTTAGFASDFNLWPSFLPYMLFLLAFLGGCASSTGGGMKMIRVLLLYKQGVREVNRLIHPNAVIPVKVGKISVPDRVIEAVWGFFAMYVVTYIVMFLALLMTGLDLETAFSAVGACITNLGPGMGDVASNYGAISDPAKWILTFAMLLGRLEVFTLLVLFSPMFWRR; this is encoded by the coding sequence ATGCAATTTGCCACCATCGCACGGGTTCTGGGCGTACTGCTGATGCTGTTCAGCCTGACGCTGTTGGTGCCCATCAGCGTCTCGCTCTGGTTCCACGATCAGAATTATCTGACCTTCCTGATCGGCTTTGTCATCACCTTTGGCGCCGGTGCTGCCACTTGGTTGCCGGTGCGCGGACGCCGCCAGGAGCTGCGCACTCGCGATGGCTTTCTGATTACCGCCTTGTTCTGGTTTGTTCTCGGCGCCTTCGGTGCCATTCCCCTGTACTTTTCCATGGGACTGGATCTGTCGTTTACCGATGCGATTTTCGAATCCCTTTCAGGGCTGACCACCACCGGGGCGACAGTCATCAGTGGGCTGGACGCCCTGCCCCCGTCCATTCTGTTTTATCGGCATCAACTGCAGTGGTTGGGCGGCATCGGGATTATTGTGATCGCGGTGGCGATTCTGCCGCTGTTGGGCATTGGGGGTATGCAGCTGTACCGGGCCGAGGCGCCCGGTCCGGTCAAGGACAACAAGCTCACCCCCCGCATCACTGAAACGGCCAAGGCGCTGTTCCTGATTTATCTGGGCTTTACGGTCACTTGCTTTATTGCCTACAAGCTGGCGGGTATGAGCTGGTTCGAAGCCCTGGGACACAGTTTTTCCACCGTGGCCAACGGTGGCTTTTCCAGTCACGATGAGAGCCTGCGCTACTACGACAGCCCGGCCATCCTGTTGATCTGTTCGGTGTTCATGGTGCTGGCCGGTGCCAACTTCGCGCTGCACTTTATTGCCTGGCGCGACAAGAGCCTATGGCACTACATGCAGGACGCGGAGTTCCGCTTTTACTTCGGCTGGATCGTGTTCGGCAGCGTCGTTACGGTATCCTACCTGTATGCGTCAGAGACCCTCGCCTTCACCGACAGCCTGGTGCTGGGGATTTACAACCTGGCATCGACGCTGACCACCGCAGGATTCGCGTCGGACTTCAACCTGTGGCCATCCTTTCTGCCCTACATGCTGTTTCTGCTCGCCTTCCTCGGTGGCTGCGCCAGCTCTACCGGCGGCGGCATGAAAATGATTCGGGTACTGTTGCTGTACAAACAGGGCGTACGGGAGGTCAACCGACTGATTCACCCCAACGCCGTCATTCCGGTCAAGGTCGGAAAGATCAGTGTGCCCGATCGGGTCATTGAAGCGGTGTGGGGATTCTTTGCGATGTATGTGGTGACTTACATCGTCATGTTTCTGGCACTGTTGATGACCGGGCTGGACTTGGAAACCGCTTTTTCGGCGGTGGGCGCCTGCATCACCAACCTGGGTCCCGGCATGGGGGACGTGGCCAGTAACTACGGCGCGATCAGCGACCCGGCCAAGTGGATTCTGACGTTTGCCATGCTCTTGGGGCGCCTGGAAGTCTTCACTCTGCTGGTGCTGTTCAGCCCGATGTTCTGGCGCCGATGA
- a CDS encoding GGDEF domain-containing protein produces MSPSRSLYFLLVAIAITLLAVAAHPLIPERQHSLVPHADSMVILAPYGDAMQGGPSHSEWVGPEEDYHWRCRVEPEGDYVFCGINLLLSEDNLHGLDLTDFEAFELQLETPGHNQDVQFFMRHYDERYSSPDDNNSAQFNKFDIKAGELGGTLRIGFDELSLADWWSSARDLPRELRRPAFHNVIAIGIGYAQALEPGHYDVIIKEASFVGEWISAATWYLSTLLIWLVGLSAWGIHRLVLLSRITRRHRRQLDILSNRNAQLKEETDRYKQLSTRDPLTGAYNRYGFEQRLSQMIHQNEFQPISLILLDVDHFKTFNDTYGHDAGDKVLRQLVNLLDQYTRKQDVLCRWGGEEFLLLCPNTDATSAVVLAEKIRQLVSDARIEMDEKVRLTASFGVCQIRAGEPYIDAFVRTDRALYQAKDQGRNRVMLCPEAMLTDTR; encoded by the coding sequence ATGTCTCCCAGTCGCTCCTTGTATTTCTTGCTGGTGGCCATTGCCATTACTTTACTGGCTGTGGCAGCACACCCGCTGATTCCCGAGCGGCAGCACTCATTGGTACCCCACGCGGACAGCATGGTGATTCTCGCACCCTACGGCGACGCCATGCAGGGCGGGCCGAGTCATTCGGAGTGGGTCGGGCCGGAGGAGGATTACCACTGGCGCTGCCGGGTTGAGCCCGAGGGCGATTACGTGTTCTGCGGCATCAATCTCTTGTTGTCCGAAGATAATCTGCACGGGTTGGATCTCACCGACTTTGAGGCCTTTGAGCTGCAGCTGGAAACCCCGGGCCACAATCAGGATGTCCAGTTCTTTATGCGCCATTACGATGAGCGCTACTCCAGCCCGGACGACAATAACAGTGCCCAATTCAACAAGTTTGATATCAAGGCCGGAGAGTTGGGGGGAACCCTGAGAATCGGTTTTGATGAGCTGTCTCTGGCAGATTGGTGGAGCAGTGCTCGAGACCTGCCGCGAGAGCTAAGGCGTCCCGCGTTTCACAATGTGATCGCCATCGGTATCGGCTATGCGCAGGCGCTGGAGCCGGGACACTACGATGTGATCATCAAAGAGGCGAGTTTTGTCGGTGAGTGGATCTCGGCCGCCACCTGGTACCTGAGTACTCTGCTGATCTGGCTGGTGGGGCTGAGTGCCTGGGGCATCCATCGGTTGGTCCTCCTGTCCCGGATTACCCGGCGCCACCGTCGGCAACTGGATATCCTCTCCAATCGCAATGCGCAGTTGAAAGAGGAAACCGACCGTTACAAGCAACTGTCCACCCGCGACCCGCTTACTGGGGCCTACAATCGTTACGGTTTTGAACAGCGTCTGTCCCAGATGATTCACCAGAACGAGTTCCAGCCCATCTCATTGATTCTGCTGGATGTGGACCACTTCAAAACCTTCAACGATACCTACGGTCATGATGCCGGGGACAAGGTCCTGCGCCAGTTAGTGAACCTGCTCGATCAGTACACCCGCAAGCAGGATGTGCTCTGTCGCTGGGGTGGTGAAGAGTTTCTGCTTTTGTGCCCCAATACGGATGCCACCAGTGCAGTGGTTCTGGCGGAAAAAATCCGGCAGCTGGTCTCCGACGCCCGCATCGAAATGGATGAAAAAGTACGCCTGACCGCCAGTTTCGGAGTCTGTCAGATTCGGGCGGGTGAGCCCTATATCGATGCCTTTGTCCGCACCGATCGGGCGCTGTATCAGGCCAAGGACCAGGGGCGTAACCGGGTGATGTTGTGCCCGGAAGCTATGCTGACTGATACTCGCTGA
- a CDS encoding sugar phosphate isomerase/epimerase family protein: protein MDRIPLGRRHFLKGAATLGAAVAAASTLPGCGSLIGKRNTFDISLAQWSLHRRFFSGDASPMDFAAITRQEFEIGGVEYVNQFYKDNLSDALVQDLRQRADNEGVRSLLIMIDGEGALGAPTEADRKQTVDNHKKWADAAHALGCHSIRVNAQSQGSYDEQRERAADGLVKLAEYCEPLGLNVLVENHGGLSSNARWLSQVMETANHPRVGTLPDFGNFTINRETGESYDKYQGVRELMPYAQAVSAKSYAFDAQGNETSIDFHRMMDIVMAVGYSGWVGVEYEGDRHSEAEGIILTRDLLRSIKG, encoded by the coding sequence ATGGACCGGATACCGCTAGGACGACGCCATTTCCTGAAAGGCGCCGCGACCCTCGGTGCCGCCGTGGCGGCGGCCTCTACTCTGCCCGGATGTGGCAGCCTGATCGGCAAGCGCAATACCTTCGATATTTCCCTGGCGCAGTGGTCCCTGCACCGCCGCTTCTTCAGCGGAGACGCCAGCCCCATGGACTTCGCGGCCATCACCCGCCAGGAATTCGAGATCGGCGGTGTCGAGTACGTCAATCAGTTCTACAAGGACAACCTCTCCGACGCCCTGGTCCAGGACCTGCGCCAGCGAGCGGACAATGAGGGCGTGCGCAGTCTGCTGATTATGATCGACGGCGAAGGCGCCCTGGGTGCCCCCACCGAAGCCGATCGGAAACAGACTGTGGACAACCACAAAAAATGGGCCGACGCCGCCCACGCCCTGGGCTGCCATTCCATCCGGGTAAACGCCCAGAGCCAGGGCAGTTACGACGAACAGCGCGAGCGCGCGGCCGATGGTCTGGTCAAGCTGGCGGAGTACTGCGAACCCCTGGGCCTGAATGTGCTGGTGGAAAACCACGGCGGCCTGTCCTCCAACGCCCGTTGGCTGAGCCAGGTGATGGAAACCGCCAACCACCCACGAGTGGGCACCCTACCGGATTTCGGCAACTTCACCATCAATCGCGAGACCGGCGAGAGCTACGACAAGTATCAGGGCGTGCGCGAGCTGATGCCCTATGCCCAAGCGGTGAGCGCGAAGAGCTATGCCTTTGATGCTCAGGGCAATGAAACCAGCATCGACTTTCACCGGATGATGGATATCGTCATGGCCGTGGGTTACAGCGGCTGGGTGGGCGTTGAGTACGAGGGCGATAGGCACTCGGAAGCGGAAGGGATTATTCTGACGCGGGATTTGTTGCGGTCGATCAAAGGCTGA
- a CDS encoding pectate lyase family protein, with product MTINKLALVAAISALLSACGGSGSDNPPASSSSSSSSSSSSSSSSSSSSASGPNEYDGEWASCERFNTPQGFATLGDGVTGGADVGAGNHEVGVVTGAQLQNVLTDEQYADLPLTIYIDDLITWDNSNGGIKVRREDVTIVGRTESAGFEGVGLELSHGASNIIIRNLEMRYVPQANGTGDLINLDGRDGAVTNVWIDHNELYNSRQAPEDSGCGLDEDCNKDYYDELVSGRGAVQNVTISYNYMHDSWKTSLWGSSDSAEEDAGRTITFHHNYWHNVNSRLPLFRYGNAHVFNNYYHDVDGSAINSRMGAEIRVDGNVFENVSHPITSQFSEERGFWDVDDNIFENISASGSCPTTGSECRGAHEESTTSYIPGYLYDIMPASDVRDYVLEYAGLGVIDECLDLPEPDGGNDAPAFNTDPQDPPGAWSVFDGELAPDADGSIALEAGGNASFELGGDTDMDYFTVNGDGTIDIDTTSDVNLRHHATLRGVLPEGYPKYLTVVARVQGYNEESRLLEIETAFADEGEAGSRLKTLLRNQEGAVGIQLEDADPVNDNSPDYYDQLDMTEYHTYQISVTMNSATHGNVRIFVDGNDEPVISLLDVQMRAASSAGDNFVRIGDGGGHPYKSKIDWLVWTTESDYLPSDLKGALPEGLGDITGYEAE from the coding sequence ATGACTATCAACAAGCTTGCCCTTGTTGCGGCCATCAGTGCGCTGCTGTCCGCCTGTGGGGGCTCCGGCTCCGACAATCCCCCTGCTTCCAGCTCATCCTCAAGCTCAAGTAGCAGTTCCAGTTCCAGTTCCAGTTCGTCTTCGTCCGCTAGTGGACCCAATGAGTACGACGGTGAATGGGCCTCTTGCGAACGTTTCAATACTCCCCAGGGCTTTGCAACCCTGGGCGATGGCGTAACCGGTGGTGCCGATGTGGGTGCGGGTAACCATGAAGTTGGCGTGGTCACCGGCGCTCAGTTGCAGAATGTTCTGACTGACGAGCAGTACGCCGATCTGCCGCTGACGATTTATATTGATGATCTGATCACTTGGGACAATTCCAACGGCGGCATTAAAGTACGCCGTGAGGATGTGACCATTGTCGGTCGCACCGAAAGTGCCGGTTTTGAAGGCGTAGGCCTGGAGCTGAGCCACGGGGCCAGCAACATCATCATTCGCAACCTGGAAATGCGCTACGTTCCGCAGGCGAATGGCACCGGTGACCTGATCAATCTGGATGGCCGCGATGGCGCGGTAACCAATGTCTGGATTGATCACAATGAGCTGTATAACAGTCGCCAGGCACCGGAGGACTCAGGCTGTGGTCTGGATGAAGATTGCAATAAGGATTACTACGATGAGCTGGTCAGTGGCCGCGGTGCGGTGCAAAATGTGACCATCTCCTATAACTACATGCACGATAGCTGGAAAACCTCGCTCTGGGGTTCCTCCGACAGTGCGGAAGAAGACGCCGGTCGCACCATCACCTTCCACCACAACTACTGGCACAACGTGAACTCGCGCTTGCCGCTGTTTCGCTATGGTAACGCCCACGTGTTTAACAACTACTATCACGACGTGGACGGTTCGGCGATCAACTCGCGCATGGGCGCGGAAATTCGCGTTGATGGCAACGTCTTTGAGAATGTAAGCCATCCCATTACCTCCCAGTTCAGTGAAGAGCGCGGTTTCTGGGATGTCGATGACAATATTTTCGAAAATATTTCAGCGAGTGGAAGTTGTCCTACGACGGGAAGCGAATGCCGCGGTGCACATGAGGAATCCACCACCTCGTACATTCCCGGTTACCTGTACGACATCATGCCGGCGTCAGACGTCCGTGACTATGTACTTGAGTACGCCGGACTTGGCGTAATCGACGAGTGTCTTGACCTGCCCGAACCCGATGGCGGCAATGACGCCCCAGCGTTCAATACCGACCCCCAAGATCCTCCGGGCGCCTGGAGCGTATTTGATGGTGAGCTGGCCCCGGATGCCGATGGTTCCATCGCGCTGGAAGCGGGCGGCAACGCCAGCTTCGAACTGGGTGGTGATACCGACATGGATTACTTCACCGTCAACGGCGATGGGACCATCGATATCGACACCACCAGTGATGTCAATCTGCGTCATCATGCAACACTGCGCGGCGTTCTGCCGGAAGGGTATCCCAAGTACCTGACCGTCGTCGCCCGAGTGCAGGGTTATAATGAAGAGAGCCGGCTGCTCGAAATCGAAACCGCCTTTGCCGATGAAGGCGAAGCGGGCAGCCGTTTGAAAACCCTGCTTCGAAATCAGGAAGGCGCGGTGGGTATCCAACTTGAAGATGCTGATCCGGTCAACGACAACTCACCGGATTATTACGATCAGTTGGATATGACGGAGTACCACACTTACCAGATTAGCGTGACCATGAACAGTGCAACCCACGGTAACGTCCGTATCTTCGTGGATGGTAACGACGAGCCGGTTATCAGCCTGTTGGATGTTCAGATGCGGGCGGCCAGCAGTGCCGGCGACAACTTTGTGCGCATTGGCGATGGCGGTGGTCATCCCTACAAGAGCAAGATTGATTGGCTGGTTTGGACCACCGAATCTGATTACTTGCCCAGTGACCTGAAAGGCGCTCTGCCTGAAGGGTTGGGAGACATTACCGGCTACGAAGCCGAATAA
- a CDS encoding gluconate 2-dehydrogenase subunit 3 family protein — MNRRQALHTMMGALGLVSATQVFGASAFLSGALPTAVQPVLAEPEVALLSDLGETILPSTEDSPGAKAAGIGAFMQAMVSGYYTPEEQQVFLRGLADLQQRSQAQFNTDAGSLTPDQRAQLLLALEQDSDADYYRMIKQLTLWGYFASEVGAKQALRFAPIPGRHEGDVKIDPGTKAWANLLP, encoded by the coding sequence ATGAATCGCAGACAGGCATTACACACGATGATGGGTGCGCTGGGTCTGGTATCGGCCACCCAGGTATTCGGTGCGTCCGCCTTTTTAAGCGGCGCATTGCCCACGGCCGTTCAACCCGTGCTGGCCGAACCGGAGGTGGCACTGCTCAGTGACCTTGGTGAGACCATTCTGCCCAGCACCGAGGATTCACCCGGTGCCAAAGCCGCCGGTATCGGCGCTTTTATGCAGGCGATGGTCAGCGGTTATTACACGCCGGAGGAGCAACAGGTCTTTCTGCGGGGTCTGGCCGACCTGCAGCAGCGCAGCCAGGCTCAGTTCAACACCGATGCCGGCTCGCTGACACCGGACCAGCGAGCGCAATTGCTTTTGGCTTTGGAGCAAGACAGTGACGCGGACTACTACCGAATGATCAAGCAACTGACCCTCTGGGGCTACTTCGCCTCGGAAGTGGGTGCCAAGCAAGCCTTGCGCTTCGCCCCCATTCCTGGCCGTCATGAGGGCGATGTGAAAATTGATCCCGGCACCAAGGCCTGGGCGAACTTACTCCCCTGA